The genomic interval AGAAAATGGGCTTTGATGAGTTATGACGTCGTATTTAACAGACGATTTTCGCAAGTCTTTCCGAAAGCTTCCCAGCAGAATCCAGCGACAAGCTCAAAGGAATTATCAACGCTGGAAACAAAAATCCATATCACCCCAGCCTTGAATTTAAACAAGTACACCAGAGCAAACCAATTTATTCAGTCCGCGTTGCCATCGGATGGAGAGCACTGGGTCTAAAGCAAGGCAACAAAGTGACTTGGTTCTGGATTGGTTCTCACTCTGATTACGATACGCTTATTGCCAAAGTGTAATAGAATTTCTAAGCGGAACTCTATCATCCATCTACCATCTACGACCTTCCCCCCTCAAACACCAATCACACGAGCCGCAGTTGGCCGCATGTGACAGGCCGAAATAATCATGAATGAATGCCTTGCGGCAGCTTTCCGCCTTGGCATATTGCACCAGCGCATAGAGTTTTTTCTGTTCGCGTTTGAGCTTGTCGTCGAGTTCCGCTTGCGTGCTGAGCCGCTGCGGCAGTTCGCTTGTTACAATCAAATTTCTTGTCTCGAGCGCGCCCTCGGTAACGCCATAACGGTCGAGCATGCCCAGCGCGGTTTCCAGGCGAAAATCATGCTTGTTCTTGAAATGCAATTTTTCCTTCAAACCTTCCAGGCCATAGGCGTTGACTTTATCGGCATCGTCGAGCAGGAAATGATAAACCCGGTCATAAAACGCCGCATTGGGATTGTTCCACTGGATGAAATCCATTTGAATCAACAGATCCTGCTCGTCGTAAAGCAAGACACACTCGGCATGCTCGCCGTCGCGGCCCGCGCGCCCGATTTCCTGATAATAGGCCTCTAGCGAGCCGGGCACTTCGGCGTGCAACACGAAACGGATGTTATCCTTGTCGATTCCCATGCCGAAGGCATTGGTCGCCAGCACCAGATTGCCCTCGCCCTGCATGAATTGATTCTGCACACGCTTGCGCTCCGCCGCCTCCAAATCGCCGTGATAGCGCAGGTGGCGCACGCCTTTTGAGTTCAGTTGTTCACTAAACGTCTGCAAGGTTTTAATCAGCGCAAAGTAGACAATGCCGTTGCCGCGCTGGCGTTGCCGCATGCTGATGATCTGCTCTAATTTTCGTTCCTGCCCCCAAACCTCCGCCACGGCTAAATGCAAATTCGGCCGCGCAATGCCTTCGTGAAAGAGTTTGATCTCAGCAGCCTTGAGGCCGAGTTGCTTGACGATGTCGTCTTGCACTTCGGGCGTGGCCGTCGCTGTCAAGGCGATGGTGGTGGGATGGTTGAGCACGCCACGAATCTCGCGCATGCGCGTGTAATCCGGGCGGAAATCATGCCCCCATTGGCTGATGCAATGCGCCTCATCGATCGCCAGCAAATCGACGCGGCGTTGGCGCATCAACGCGACGAATTCCGGCTTGCGAAAACGTTCAGGGGTGACGTAGAGCAAACGGTATGCGCCTTCTGCCACCGCGGCATAGCGCGCTTCGCGTTCCGCGCGGCTCAAGGAAGAATTGATATAGGCCGCTTCCATGCCTTTGCCCACCAACACGTCGACTTGATCCTTCATCAGCGCAATCAACGGCGAAATGACCAGCGTCAATCCTTCATTGATTAAAGCCGGGATTTGATAGCACAGCGACTTGCCCATGCCGGTGGGCATGATCACCAGCGCATGCCGCTTTTGCAAAACATGCGCGATGATTTCCTCCTGCTGGCCGCGAAACACAGTATGGCCGAAATATTTTTTTAAAGCCTTTTGCGGGGTCATGTGACGTCAGAAAAATTTGGTTGGGCAGTATGATTTTAGCCACTGATTTACACGGATCTGTACGGATTTCAGAAATTTATTTGGTGTCCGTCCGAAATCACAGCCTCCGAATAAAAGTGCTCCTGCAACGGCTTGGCCGTTGCATTGATCTCGCTGTGTGAGGCGTGCCAAATTGCGCGGCTGTGATGAAACAATATCACTTGCGGAGAGGCATGCGCGATGCCGCTTACTGCGGCAATTTGCCTGCTACTTCACCATATCCTTGCTGACAAGGCGAAGAGGGATATATTTTTCCCGGTTTTATTTGCGAACAAGATAAGCAATGGCCTTGCGCGCTGCAAGCATAAAGTCCGGACAGCCTTCGGCAAGCTCAGGCTGCGACAAGCCAAATTCTGCTATCTTAATTTTGCATGCCGAGGAGTGCCATTCAAATAACCGTTTCATTTTTGAAACCGCGAATGAACGCGAATATTCGCTAATTTAAAATTCGCGTTTATTGGTGTCCCTTCGCGGTTTCGTCGAGCGGTGAGCTTTTGGATTTGGCTGAAGTAGCGCAAGCTTATCTTGTTATGGCATCATTGCCAACGCAGTTTAAATCAAGAAAATTCTTGATTTCACGCTTGTTTGGCGCGTCCCAAATTCTGCGAATATCTTCGCACGGGCTAAAATGACTTGACAGGCAGGGCAAAAGCTTTTATATTGGCCTTCCACATTTGCTCTTCGATTGACGCGAATCTTGAAGAGCAGCACAGGCGCGCCGGATGGCATGACAATACGATATCCCGCACGCATTTCCCCAGGAAGGGACCTGTTTCTTCGAGCAGGAGTTCGAACCAATCCTCTGAGGTCAACACAACCGCAAAGCGAAAGGTCTACACCACCTGCATGCACACGCGATACACTCTCTCCTTCTCGAGCTGTTCGAGATTACCGGCGCTTTCATTTTCAGTAGAATATTCCCACCGTTTAACGGCGTCATCTGCTATTGTCTTTTACCATAAGTTCAATCCACAATAGTTCTTCGTTCCAATAATCTTTTATGGAGGTACGCGATGGGTAAAGTGGTAAAAATTTTTGCGTTGACGGTATTGGCGGCGTTGGTTGCCGGATTTCTGGCGCAACCGGCGCAGGCGCAATACAACGCCGGTCCCGGGTTTAAAATTTCGTGGGCGTTGAATCCCCGCACGGATGCTAATTTTAGAGACGTGGAATACTTCGGCAGCAGCAAGGTCGAAGTTGGAATGGACTTTGACCGCGACGGCCGCCGTGAGATTCTGTTTGCCACCGATGAAACCCTCTCCCCCGCCGGGCCGGATCCCGGCTTCCTTGATGTTTATCTCTACGAAGCTGCCGGCAACGATCAATATGAACATGTCTGGCATTACACCATGCCCGAGGGCACCAACTCCTTTCCCGCGCTGACCTATGGCGACATTGACAGCGACGGCAAATGGGAAATTTATTTTGGCGTGCCCACTATCAACAACCCCAACAAGCTTTTTATCTTCGAGCAAGATGACACCGGCGCGTTTCCGGCGAACCCTACGCTCACCTATGATTACGGCAAAGATGTGGCGCTGGATTTTCGGCCCTCCGGCATCAAGCTGGATGACGTGGACGGCGACGGCAAAATCGAAATCATAACCCAATCCCGCACCGGCAGCCGGCGCGAGTTGGTGGTGGCGCAACTCACCACGCCGACGCTCGATGAATTCGCCGGGTTCGCCGTGGAGTTTTCCGCGGGTGAAGATCTGCTCGGCGGCGGCGGCCCCTATGATGTTGACGTTGCTGATTTCGACGGCGATGGTTTGCGCGAAATTTGGTATAACACGTGGGACAATTTCAGCTTTACCATTTTTGAAGCCACGGGCCCGGATGCGTATGCGTTGCAAGTCGATCTCAATGGATTGTTTCCGGAAGTTGATCCCGGATCATTCAATCGCCATAAACTGTTGTTTGCCAATGTTGACGCCGATGCGGCGCTGGAAGCCTGGTTCCCCATGACCAATGGCGTGCTTTACTTCCTTGACAATGTTTCCGATGTGTCAACCTTGACGGTTGACAACTTTAAGCGCGTAGGCAAATTTTTTAATGCCTCTTCCTCGGCACAAGGCCCGCGCGGCGCGGATGTCGGCGATATTGACCGCGACGGCCGTTTCGACATTATTGTGAATACCGGCAACTCTGAAACCATCCACCGCATCGAATATCTTGGCATTGGCTCGCCGGCGGATTCCAGCAGCTATGCGTGGACTGAGATTTTGGAGAGCGCAGGCGAACCGATTGATTATTGGTATCCGCTGCGCATATCGCCGGTCGATCTTGACGGCGACGGGCTGCGCGAAGTGGTGATCACTAACCGTTATGCCGACGATCCCAGCCAGCCGTTGATTTTGGTGTTGGAGTATGATCCCAACACGGCGGAGAAGCTAGCGGAGGGATGGGAGCCGCGCACTCAGATCTCACATACCGATGCGGCAGATCCCTTGTATGCGAGTCAATCATCTCGAAACAGCCGCTCAGTCATTGGTGGTTTTGATCTCGACCAAGACGGTAAGAAAGAATTGATTGTCACCGATTACGCTGCGGCTGCTGTGAGAGTTTTTGAATACGATCAGCAACAAGACGTATTCGAGCAAGTTTGGGCTTCACCGGTTGATACTGCCGATAATTATAATTTAGTCAGAGGAAATCCTCGCGTCGTAACCGTTGGCGATCTCGACGGGGACAATAAATGGGAAATCATTTTTCCATTGGCTACATTACCTCCGGGATGGCGCGTATTCGAATGGGATGGCGTTACCGGCAGTGACAATTATGGCACGACTTACTCTTCGCTCATTAACACTGAAATCGATAGCTGCTGCGCTTCGAATCCGAATTTTTTCAACGCCGAACACGAGGGCATTCCCTTTGTTCTCGATGTTGATAATGACGGCAAGCAGGAAATTCTTTTGAGCAACCTCCGGGCCGTTAGCGGGGGCAAGCGCGGCCTGATGGTAACGTCGGTCATCGGAGACATTGAGCACAATTCTGGAGGCGGCTTCGAAACCTGGGTAAGCGAGTTTTTTGTCGATCGGGGTGAATATGGCGGCGGCTCACCGTTTCACGCGGTTCCTGCAGATTTGGACGGCGACGGCACATGGGAAATCATCAATCATACGTTCAACTTTTTTAACTTGTACAACGTTGACGTGCTTGGAGCGGATTCTTATCAAGCGCCCGATCCCACTTCACCTACGAGATTTTTTCAGGCGACAGCCCCGCGTGATACACGCGCCCTTTTCGGCGGTGCGACTGGGGATGCAGACGGTGATGGCAACGATGAAGCCTATTTTGTGAATTTCGACACCGGTGATCTCTATGTCGTTGATTACAACCCCGGTGATGATGTTCTTTCTATTGACGGCTCGCACGTTGTAAATGTCATCCCAAGATTCGCCAGCTTTTCTACTTCAGTGTTTGATGTCGACAAAAACGGTCGCGCGAATATCTTTTCCGGTGCCACTTTCCCGCGCACCATTGTGAGTGCCGAATTGGCCGGAAACAACCCGCGCGATCCTTCCGGTTACGTGACGAAAGTCATTTACAGCGGCGAGCCAGACATCTTCACCGGTTCCGAAGCGAATCCGATCGACATTGTTGTAAAGGATTCATTGGGTATCATGACCACAACGCAAACGATTCACGGTGTGTTTGCTGCCAAAGTGCAATCAAATTTCAATCGCCAGCCGATTGATTTTGACAATGACGGTGACTATGAAATTATTGCCTGCTTCCAAGGCAATCAAGACAGCATTGGAACTTTGAATTTGACCTGGAATACCGCTACCGCAAGATACGATTCCGTGTTGACGAAAGTCAAGAATCCAAAGAGTTGGTCGGTGCAACGCTTCGAATTTACAGGCGGCGGTGTCGGTGTGGAGGAGCACAAAACCACCTTTATCACGCCGGATGACTACGTGCTGGAGCAGAATTATCCCAACCCGTTTAATCCGGCCACGGCGATTCGTTACACCTTACCCATCAACAAGCGTGTTTCGCTGCGCATTTATGACATGATGGGCCGAGTCGTTCGAACGTTGGTTGATGATCAACTTCAGAGCGCTGGGCGGTATGAGATGAAGTGGGATGGAAAAAACGTGAATGGACAAAGAGTCGCCAGCGGCGTTTACATCTATTCGCTGGAATTCGGTAATTTTAAGAAGGCGAAACGTATGACGTTGGTGAAGTGAAATCTCAAATTAACCTTGCGAGGGCCAAGAGCCTTCGCAAGGTTAATATCGCTTTGCAGAGGTTGATGGTGGGTTGACATCTGTTTTCTTTATTTTGAAAGTCTGAGAGATGTGTTAGTGTTTATGAAAAGGGCATATTTCATGTTCATTGTTGAGAAACGACAAAGACCACTGGGGCAATCACGTTGCCATCGAGAAGGCGATTTTAAAAAATACCTAGAGTTATGATTTTGAACACAACAACAGCAATCATTTTAATCAATCGAGGCCTGAAATGTGTCGGAATAAATCTTCGCAGCCTACAAATCCCTTGAGAATTGCTGGAGTTTTCATTTCTATTTTCTTTGTACTAGCAGGAACTTCATCTACATCAACTGATAGTGGTGCGTACCCCAAAATGCTCAAAGAACCCACCCGGACAGTTTCTGCATACGGGCCACTATACTATCTCAATGATAAACAACCTCCCACGGAATGATTTCAAGAGTTCGAGTTTTATTTTGACGAACAATCATACGGAGAAATTGTCTGCGTTCGATGGGAGTTTAATGCTAATGGACCCTGGCAAACCCTACCTAGCAATGGCTTTCAACGATCCAACGCAGATGATCATCTCGGCGAAACATTCGAAGTTCGTGCGGTCGTTCAGTATTATCTTGCAGGTCAAATAGAGACTGAGAGTTCCAATGAACTGACCATTGGTATTGGTGAACCCTTAGGAGTGCAGCAGGGAACTCACCCGGGTACATACTATGGTGCGTGTAATTAGCCCTAACCAAAACAGGGTCAAAGGCATAACACTTCAATTGCGTTGGCATTTGGGACAGTAAGAACTACGCAGTTGTCATTGGCGTTTACCTCTATTCACTGGAATTTGGCAACTTCAAGAAGATCAAGCGCATGACGCTGGTGAAATAAATTTTGTGTTAAGCCTTGCGAAGGTCAGGTAACTTCGCAAGGCATAAATTGACTTTGAGAAAGTCGACAGGCAGCTATCTTCTGTTTATGTCCAAAGAGGAAGAGGACGGAAATTGTAGGGAAGAATAAGTTTCTCGTTGAGGGCTTGCAAAGATTGCCACCAGTGTACACTGCCGCAAGTTGAGATTAAAATCGTAATAAAGGTATTCCATAATCCAATGGTACTTTTGATTTGTGGAGGCCTACGATGTATCGAAAAATATTTTCACCAATTCTTGCGATTGTAATCGGAGTTTCGTTTCCAACTATCCTTAGTCTTGGCAAAACACCCTCTACATCAGTTGATGGTGGAAAGGTAACGCCGGCGATGGAACCCACTGTAACAATTTCATTATATAGAGAACATAGTGGTGGTGAAACTCCTTACTATTGGGTCAATGAAGCAAAAAAAGAGTAGTTAGCCTATTTACAATTCAACGGCTCTGAGCCAGATAGTTATATCGATTGCATTGAATGGTGGGTTGATCAACGAACCGGAACAGGCTTTCAGCTTTATGGCACAGCTTCTGGTGGTAATCGTAAAAGACTTGAAATTGATGGTAATGCAATACCAGGAAATGTTCACGTTTTTGATATAAAAATAAAAGTTCGTTATGAACTTCCGCCAGGCCCATTACCTTTTGTTGTATGGTCTCCAGTTATTGCAGTTGGGGCAATCGGTGACGATAACTGGCCAGTGAATCCTGGGCTTAACTTGGGCGACTACTTCTACGTTTGTTCTGAATGACACTGGCGAAGCCTGGCTTGGGCAAGGCATGGCTGTACAGTTCAAAAGAACCAAAGCGTAAGCCCGGTTTCATTTTTGTGTGCTTCACTTGTGTTGTTGTTTGTTGCAACAGGAATTTCATTTTAACAAGAAAGGTACTATCATGAGTCTGTTCAGCAAAATTCTCGAGAAACTCGGCTTCGGCAAACCGGCAGCAGAAACGACTTCTGCTGCGCCGACCGCTACCACAACGCCGCAAGCGCCGGCTGCGATTTCAGTGGTTGATGTGATGTCCAAACTCGAAGGCCTGGCCGCCGCCAATCCCCAGAAGCTCAATTGGAAAGTTTCGATCGTCGATTTGTTGAAGCTTTTGGGCCTGGACAGCAGCTTTACCGCGCGCAAAGAGCTGGCAACCGAGCTGGGATGTCCCCCCGAAAAGATGGGCGACTCCGCGCAGATGAACATGTGGCTGCATAAAACCGTGTTGCAAAAGCTCGCCGACAATGGCGGCAACATTCCGAAGGAACTTCTGGACTGACAGATTGCGGCGCGTGAGTATGTTGGCTGCGCGCGTTTCTTGATTTACCGCCCGGGCGGAAGTGTTCACCGGTTATGAAGCGACACAGGGCAGCGAAGTTGCATCCGAAAATTTTCAAGCCACTGATGAACACGGATTTTCACGGATAATTATTATCCGTGGGACAACACCGCCCGGGCGGTGTTGTCATTAAAAGATACAAGACGGTTGCATGTATTTTCTCTATTCCAATACAAAGACGATAATTTTGACTTGTTGAGTTTCGGCTCGCTCGGAATGGGTTTATGTTATCCGTGTTTCATCAGTGTGTATCCGTGGCGATTATTCTATTTTAAAGTTACCCGCATCAACCGGCATAGAATCAAAAAATTAAACGGCATATTGTGGTTGTGTGCATTCCATGACTTACTGCCCGGGCGGTTCCGCCTGAAACTCGTTACACTCTTTCGGAGGGTTGCATAATGATGGTTGATAAGAAACACCTGAGCAGCGTGTGGCTACTCTTGGGTCTCTTTTGTTTCTCCTTTTCCGCCCTTGCCAGTGGTGGTAAAATTGCCGGGCGCGTGCTGGACAAGCAAACCGGCGAGCCGCTGCCGGGCGTGAACATCGTGATCGAAGGCTCGACGCTGGGCGCCGCCACGGACATTGACGGCAACTACGTCATTCTCAACGTGCCCTCGGGCAAATACACGCTGCGCGCCTCGTTCGTGGGTTATGGCAGAGTTCGCATCGAAAACGTGCGGGTGACGGTGGATCAAACCACCCGTGAGGATTTCCAGATGTCGGCGGAGGCCATTGAAGGCGAGGAAGTCGTCATCGTGGCCGAGCGCCCGCTGGTGCAAAAGGATTTGACCGCCTCGCAGCAAGTCCACACCGCCGAGGAAATCAAAGCATTGCCGGTGGAAACCTTCATCGGTGTGCTCACCACGCAGGCGGGCGTGAACACCGGCGCAGATGGCACGCTGCACATTCGCGGCGGCCGCTCGAATGAAATCGGCTACTATATCGACGGCGTGCCGGTGGCCAATCCTTTCTTCACCAACAGCCTGGCCAACAACGTTTCGAATCAAGCGCTGGAAGAGTTGAAGGTGATCAGCGGCGCGTTCAATGCCGAATACGGCAATGCCATGAGCGGCATCGTCAATCTGCAAATCAAGGAAGGCGGCGCGGATTACAAAGGCAGCTTTTCCGCCTACACCGGAGACTATCTTTCCAATGGCAAGGAAATCTTCTACAATATTAATGACATCAACCCCTTTGCGAATTACGTGCTGGACGCCACGCTCAACGGCCCGGTGCCGTTTACCGGGAACAAGCTGACGTTCAATCTCAGCACCCGCTATGACGACGACGAAGGCTTTCATTACGGCATTCGTGAGCATGTGCCCGGCGATTCCGCCAATTTTGAAGACGACAACAATTGGTACATCGAGCGCGGCGGCGACGGCACGTTTGTGCCGATGAATCCCAGCAAGGACGTCAATGTCCTGGGCAAATTGACTTTTCGCCTGGCGCCGCGCGTCAAGCTCTCTTCGCAGATTTTATATGATCGCGGCCGCTACAAATCCTATGTGCATGATTACCGCTTCAACCCCGACGGTACCTACAATTATCGCGACGACAACTACAATTATTCATTCAAATTGAATCACGCATTTACCAAGAGCTTTTACGAGATTAACGTTTTTTACGCCACCACGGATTTCAAACAGTTTGTTTATGAGGATCCCACCGATCCGCGTTATGTGCCAACCACGCGCATCGAAGGTTCGCCCTCGACGGCGACGTATGCTTTTGGCGGCACGCAGATGGGACATTTCTATCGCGACTCGGACTCCCATGGCGGCAAGCTCGATTTCACCAGCCAGCTCAATACCCGGCATGAAATCAAAACCGGTGTGAGCGTGCGGCGCGACCATTTGCGCGAGCGCAATATCACAATTCTTTATGATAACGATTTCTACGATGTGCCCACGGTGGTGCCGGCGAATGAAACACCGAGTCACACGTTTTATGACAAGACTGCGATGTTCTTCTCCGCGTATTTGCAGGATAAGATCGAATATCAAAATATGATCATTAATGCCGGCGTGCGCTACGACTATTTCGATCCCAACAGCGATTACATCGCCAACATTCTCGATCCGGAAGGCGGGCGCCTGCAAGCCGATCCCAAGCAACGCGTATCCCCGCGGCTGGGCGTGGCTTTTCCCATCACCGATCGCGGGGTTCTGCATTTCTCCTATGGCCATTTCTACCAAATGCCCGAGCTGCGCCGTATTTACGGCAGCAATGTCTATGGCGCGCGCGGCTTTTCGGATTTCGGTTATGCCAATCTCAAGCCGGAGAAAACCGTCAACTATGAATTTGGCTTGCAGCAGCAACTCGGCGAGGCACTCGCCATTGAGATGAGCTTGTTCTCCAAGGATATTCGCGATCTGTTGGCGCTGCAAACCATCAGCTATCAATCGTTGCAATTCGGACCGCGCAGCTACAACATCTATCTCAACAAAGATTACGGCGCGGTGAAAGGCTTCACGCTGAGCTTGACCAAACGCCACGATCCCAACACCAAGCTCTCGGCCTGGATCGATTACACGTTCCAGAAAGCCGAAGGTAATGATGTGCGTAGCGGCGCGTTCTTCTTCAGCGCGCTGTCCGGCATGGATGAAGAAAAGCAGGTCGTGCCGCTGAATTGGGATCAACGCCATTTGCTCAACACCACGGTAACGATCAGCGAGCCGGGCAATTGGGGCGTGAGTTTCATCGGCAAAGTCGGCAGTGGCTGGCCGCATACGCCCAATATTCCGTTCGCGAACTATGTGCCGACCGCCAACAGCGGCAGCAAGCCCTGGCAAAAGAATCTCGATCTGCGCGTGTTCAAGAATCTGCGCGTGAGCAATGTCGATTTTGTGTTCTTCGCCAAAGTCTTTAATGTGTTCGATGAGCGCAATGAACGCTTCGTTTTCGACGATACCGGACGCTCGGGCTACACTTTTGTCAACCGCAGCCTGGAAGAGACGCAGGCCTTTATCCGGCATTACGGCGAACCGGGCGTGCATACCTGGTCGGAATATCAAATCCGCCCGAATTATTACAGCGCCCCGCGCTCGGCGCAGGTGGGGATGTCGCTGGAGTTTTGATCCTTGATCCTTGATGCTGGATCCTTGATGCTGGATATTTAGGGAGTGGGGTAAGCATGAATTATCGGGATTTGGAGATTTGGCAATTGTCGCGGCAGTTGGTTATTGATATTCATCGCATGACGATCGAGAAACTGCCAAAATTCGAAATGTACGAAGAGGGCAGCCAAATCCGAAGCTCCAGCAAATCAGTCAAATCCACGATTGTTGAGGGATACGGCCGGCGAGAGTATAAGCAAGACTTCATCCGTTTTCTGACTCTTGCGCTGGCTTCGAACGACGAGACTAGCGATCATCTTGATACTTTGTTCGAAACCGGCTCTCTTGCGGATGCCGTGCTTTATCAGGATCTTCACAAAAGACTGGATTTGTTGGGCAAGAAAATCAATTCCTTCAGACAATCGGTCGAGAAGCAACATCTCAGCAAGAAATGATCATCCAGTATCCAGTATCGAGAATCGAGCAACCAGAATCATTTTTTTAAACACATACACCGAGAGGGAGTTCATGAATCTCAAAATACAATCAACGTTGTTAGTCATTCTGACGCTGTGCACGGCCGTCTTGGCGCAGGAACAGCCCAAGCGCGGCTCATTGCAATGGTATCTCAACGGCCCGCAGAAGAACTGGAGCAAGGCCGAGCACGAGGATTATTATCAATGGCGCGAGAAGATTCATCAAAAAATGCTGCGCAAGCCTTCCGGCATAACCGACAATCTTGCGCCGCGCCAGCGCGCCATCATCAACGGCAACAAGATCACCACCGAGATTTGGAATTACGGCTCGATTTCAAGTCCGGGCAATCGCGTCACGGATATCGTCTGGGAAGGCTTGGGGTACGGTTATGAATTCGGCCCGTTCATCATTGCCGAAATCGAAGTGCCGCCGCGCAGCCATCGCGATGCCTATATCAAACGCGATGCCAATGACAATCCTATCATCAAGCCCAACGGCGACACCACCTGGGCGGCGATTTGCATCAGCGACGGATTGGTTTCAACGGGTTTTGAGGTTTCTCCCGACGGCCGCGAGTTTTGGGGCTGGGAGCCGCTGGCCACCAGCGATGACGGCCGCGTGCCTTATGCCAATCCGCAAAGCAACCGCATTCCCACGGTTAACGATCTTGATCGCGACGGCGACGGCAAGCCGGATAGCTGGCCGGACGGCTGGTACAATCCGAATCTAAAAAGATACGTTTGGCCGGGCGCGCTGCGGCAGGGCGCGAGTAATGCCGATATGGAATCGATCTTTGTGTGTGATGATCGCCGCAATCGTGAATTTCAATATTATCCATTTGTCAACGACTCGACGCGGCGCGGCCTCGGCCTGGAAGTCGAGTTTCGTTATTATCAATGGTCGAATCCGCTCGCCGAAGACATTATTTTTCTGATTTATAAAATTACCAACAAAAGCGACAAGGATTTGAACAATGTGACGTTCGGCATGTGGGGCGATCCGCATATCGGCGGCCCCAGCAACTTCGGCGATGATTTGTCGTTTTTTGACCGGTCGCGCAACATGGTGTGGTCATGGGATGAAGACGGCTTGAGCGACGTTGCCGGACGCCGGCCGGGATATTTCGGCTATAAATTTTTAGAAAGCCCCGGCTTTCCCACGGATGGCATCGATAACGATAACGATGGCTTGGTTGACGAAAGCCAAACTGACGGCCTCGACAACGACGGTGATTGGGATCCGGAGAAACACGATGTTGGCGTTGACGGCGTGCCCAACACCGGTGATCGCGGTGAGAACGACGGCGTGCCCACGGCCGGCGATCCCTTCGACATTCGCGAACCCGGCGAGCCGAATTTCGAATTCACAGATTTGGATGAATCTGATCAGATTGGTTTGACCAGTTTTGCGGCGCCTTCATTCGGCGGGCAAAACGTCATTTCCAACGACGATTTTATTTTCCGTAACTATATGACCGCCGGAAAATTCGATTCGGCGAATACTACGCAAGCCGGCGATTATGTGTTTCTCTACGGTTCCGGGCCGCTCACGCTGCCGGCCAAGTCCATCCGCCGCTTCTCGATCGCGTTGCTGGTCGGCCAGAATCTCAATGATTTGATTTTGAATGCGGAAACCGCGCAGCAGATTTATGAGATCAATTATCAATTCGCCAAGCCGCCGGAGCGGCCGATCGTAACGGCGGTGCCGGGCGATCGCAAGGTCACGCTTTATTGGGATAAAGGCGCGGAGGAATCGTTCGATCCGATTTCGGAAACGAATGATTTCGAAGGTTATGTGATTTATCGCAGCACGGACCCGAATTTTGAAGATCAGCAGACCATTACCGATGCCAACGGCTCGCCGTTCTACCATGAGCCGCTTACGACCGTACTGGGCGCCTCCGCCAGATTTGATTTGGATAATGAGTACAGCGGGCTGAGTTCCATTATCGATCCGCAGCGCGGTATTGCCTACAATTTGGGCAGCAACACCGGTTTGCGCCATTCGTTTGTTGATTCCAACAATGTCATCAACGGGCAGACGTACTACTACGCCGTGGTTTCCTACGATCATGGTGATCCCGTGCAAAAGATTTCGCCGGTGGAATGC from Cytophagia bacterium CHB2 carries:
- a CDS encoding ATP-dependent DNA helicase RecQ, with translation MTPQKALKKYFGHTVFRGQQEEIIAHVLQKRHALVIMPTGMGKSLCYQIPALINEGLTLVISPLIALMKDQVDVLVGKGMEAAYINSSLSRAEREARYAAVAEGAYRLLYVTPERFRKPEFVALMRQRRVDLLAIDEAHCISQWGHDFRPDYTRMREIRGVLNHPTTIALTATATPEVQDDIVKQLGLKAAEIKLFHEGIARPNLHLAVAEVWGQERKLEQIISMRQRQRGNGIVYFALIKTLQTFSEQLNSKGVRHLRYHGDLEAAERKRVQNQFMQGEGNLVLATNAFGMGIDKDNIRFVLHAEVPGSLEAYYQEIGRAGRDGEHAECVLLYDEQDLLIQMDFIQWNNPNAAFYDRVYHFLLDDADKVNAYGLEGLKEKLHFKNKHDFRLETALGMLDRYGVTEGALETRNLIVTSELPQRLSTQAELDDKLKREQKKLYALVQYAKAESCRKAFIHDYFGLSHAANCGSCDWCLRGEGRRW
- a CDS encoding DUF2847 family protein, with product MAAVSGIAHASPQVILFHHSRAIWHASHSEINATAKPLQEHFYSEAVISDGHQINF
- a CDS encoding T9SS type A sorting domain-containing protein, whose amino-acid sequence is MGKVVKIFALTVLAALVAGFLAQPAQAQYNAGPGFKISWALNPRTDANFRDVEYFGSSKVEVGMDFDRDGRREILFATDETLSPAGPDPGFLDVYLYEAAGNDQYEHVWHYTMPEGTNSFPALTYGDIDSDGKWEIYFGVPTINNPNKLFIFEQDDTGAFPANPTLTYDYGKDVALDFRPSGIKLDDVDGDGKIEIITQSRTGSRRELVVAQLTTPTLDEFAGFAVEFSAGEDLLGGGGPYDVDVADFDGDGLREIWYNTWDNFSFTIFEATGPDAYALQVDLNGLFPEVDPGSFNRHKLLFANVDADAALEAWFPMTNGVLYFLDNVSDVSTLTVDNFKRVGKFFNASSSAQGPRGADVGDIDRDGRFDIIVNTGNSETIHRIEYLGIGSPADSSSYAWTEILESAGEPIDYWYPLRISPVDLDGDGLREVVITNRYADDPSQPLILVLEYDPNTAEKLAEGWEPRTQISHTDAADPLYASQSSRNSRSVIGGFDLDQDGKKELIVTDYAAAAVRVFEYDQQQDVFEQVWASPVDTADNYNLVRGNPRVVTVGDLDGDNKWEIIFPLATLPPGWRVFEWDGVTGSDNYGTTYSSLINTEIDSCCASNPNFFNAEHEGIPFVLDVDNDGKQEILLSNLRAVSGGKRGLMVTSVIGDIEHNSGGGFETWVSEFFVDRGEYGGGSPFHAVPADLDGDGTWEIINHTFNFFNLYNVDVLGADSYQAPDPTSPTRFFQATAPRDTRALFGGATGDADGDGNDEAYFVNFDTGDLYVVDYNPGDDVLSIDGSHVVNVIPRFASFSTSVFDVDKNGRANIFSGATFPRTIVSAELAGNNPRDPSGYVTKVIYSGEPDIFTGSEANPIDIVVKDSLGIMTTTQTIHGVFAAKVQSNFNRQPIDFDNDGDYEIIACFQGNQDSIGTLNLTWNTATARYDSVLTKVKNPKSWSVQRFEFTGGGVGVEEHKTTFITPDDYVLEQNYPNPFNPATAIRYTLPINKRVSLRIYDMMGRVVRTLVDDQLQSAGRYEMKWDGKNVNGQRVASGVYIYSLEFGNFKKAKRMTLVK
- a CDS encoding DUF3597 domain-containing protein, with product MSLFSKILEKLGFGKPAAETTSAAPTATTTPQAPAAISVVDVMSKLEGLAAANPQKLNWKVSIVDLLKLLGLDSSFTARKELATELGCPPEKMGDSAQMNMWLHKTVLQKLADNGGNIPKELLD